A window of the Bufo gargarizans isolate SCDJY-AF-19 chromosome 1, ASM1485885v1, whole genome shotgun sequence genome harbors these coding sequences:
- the LOC122925122 gene encoding zinc finger protein OZF-like encodes MNSGKGNLILLLNYKAEDEDIMLRSSGENLITLNVYPQLHSTDLSHNRPIHEEPSPDQSQFVTTSAGQNRVKRFQHVEELTKRSIISTYRRVHTGEKPYSCSECVKCFIKKSSLVNHKRLHTGGKLYSCLKCGKCFTNKSDLVVHERHHTGPRPYSCSECGKCLKKKSHLVRHERIHTGEKPFSCSECGKCFTDKSNLVRHERSHTGEKRYSCSKCGKYFTDKSSLVSHERSHTGEKPYSCTECGKCFTDKSNLVIHERSHTGNKPYSCSECWKCFTEKSSLVRHERIHTGEKPYSCSECGKCFTQKPSLVSHERSHTGEKPYSCSECGKCFKTKSNLVTHGRSHTGEKPYSCSECGKCFTEKSSLVRHERSHTGEKPYSCSECGKCFKTKAYLLTHERSHTGEKPYSCSECGKYFTDKSSLLRHKRIHTGEKPYSCSKCGKSFTQKSNLVKHQICHTG; translated from the coding sequence ATGAATTCTGGGAAGGGAAACCTCATTTTATTACTGAATTATAAAGCAGAAGATGAAGATATCATGTTgcgctcttcaggagaaaatCTCATTACCCTTAATGTATATCCACaacttcacagtacagatctatCACATAATCGTCCTATTCATGAGGAGCCTTCCCCTGACCAGTCACAGTTTGTTACCACAAGTGCAGGTCAAAACAGGGTTAAAAGGTTTCAACATGTTGAAGAGTTAACAAAAAGATCAATTATTTCTACATACAGAAGAGttcatacaggggagaagccatactcctgttcagaatgtgtgaAGTGCTTCATAaagaaatcaagtcttgttaacCATAAAAGACTTCACACAGGAGGCAAGCTGTATTCATGTTtaaaatgtgggaaatgctttacaaataaatcagatcttgttgtaCATGAAAGACATCACACAGGACCgagaccatattcatgttcagaatgtgggaaatgtttaaaaaaaaaatcacatcttgttagacatgaaagaattcacacaggagaaaagccattttcatgttcagaatgtggaaagtgttttacagataaatcaaatcttgttagacatgagagaagtcacacaggagagaagcggtATTCATGCTCgaaatgtgggaaatattttacagATAAATCGAGTCTTGTTTcccatgagagaagtcacacaggagagaaaccatattcatgtacagaatgtgggaagtgttttacagataaatcaaatcttgttatacatgagaggagTCACACAGGAaataaaccatattcatgttcagaatgttggaaatgttttacagagaaatcaagtCTGGTTAGACATGAAAGAATTCATACAGGAGAAAAGCcgtattcatgctcagaatgtgggaaatgttttacacaaaaaccAAGTCTTGTTtctcatgagagaagtcacacaggagagaagccatattcgtgttcagaatgtggaaaatgttttaaaactaaatcaaatcttgttacacatggGAGAAGTCACacgggagagaagccatattcatgttcagaatgtgggaaatgttttacagagaaATCTAGTCTTGTGAGACAcgaaagaagtcacacaggagagaagccatattcatgttcagaatgcgggaaaTGTTTTAAAACTAAAGCATATCTTTTaacacatgagagaagtcacacaggagagaaaccatattcatgttcagaatgtgggaaatattttacagACAAATCAAGTCTTCTTagacataagagaattcacacaggagagaagccgtattcatgttcaaaatgtggaaaaagttttacacaaaaatcaaatcttgttaaacatcagatatGTCACACTGGATAA